From one Orcinus orca chromosome 10, mOrcOrc1.1, whole genome shotgun sequence genomic stretch:
- the LOC101281959 gene encoding LOW QUALITY PROTEIN: histone H3.1 (The sequence of the model RefSeq protein was modified relative to this genomic sequence to represent the inferred CDS: substituted 1 base at 1 genomic stop codon) — MARTKQTARKSTGGKAPRKQLATKAARKSAPATGGVKKPHRYRPGTVALREIRRYQKSTELLIRKLPFQRLVREIAQDFKTDLRFQSSAVMALQEACEAYLVGLFEDTNLFSXVLVMSGRGKGGKGLGKGGAKRHRKVLRDNIQGITKPAIRRLARRGGVKRISGLIYEETRGVLKVFLENVIRDAVTYTEHAKRKTVTAMDVVYALKRQGRTLYGFGG; from the exons ATGGCTCGCACTAAGCAGACAGCTCGGAAGTCCACCGGCGGCAAGGCGCCACGTAAGCAGCTGGCCACCAAGGCGGCCCGCAAGAGCGCGCCGGCCACGGGCGGCGTGAAGAAGCCGCACCGCTACCGGCCCGGCACGGTGGCCCTGCGCGAGATCCGCCGCTACCAGAAGTCCACGGAGCTGCTGATCCGCAAGCTGCCGTTCCAGCGCCTGGTGCGCGAGATCGCGCAGGACTTCAAGACCGACTTGCGCTTCCAGAGTTCTGCCGTGATGGCGCTGCAGGAGGCGTGCGAGGCCTATCTGGTGGGGCTCTTCGAGGACACCAACCT CTTCAGTTAAGTGTTGGTTATGTCGGGTCGTGGGAAGGGCGGGAAGGGTCTCGGAAAGGGGGGCGCCAAGCGCCACCGCAAGGTGCTGCGCGATAATATTCAGGGCATCACTAAGCCCGCTATTCGCCGTCTGGCCCGGCGTGGAGGTGTGAAGCGCATTTCTGGTCTCATCTACGAGGAGACTCGCGGGGTGCTGAAGGTGTTTCTGGAGAACGTGATTCGGGACGCTGTCACTTACACCGAGCACGCCAAGCGCAAGACCGTCACCGCCATGGACGTGGTCTACGCGCTCAAGCGCCAGGGACGCACCCTTTATGGCTTTGGCGGCTAG
- the LOC101283725 gene encoding histone H2B type 1-L-like, with protein MPEFAKSTPAPKKGSKKAVTKAQKKDGKKRKRSRKESYSVYVYKVLKQVHPDTGISSKAMGIMNSFVNDIFERIAGEASRLAHYNKRSTITSREIQTAVRLLLPGELAKHAVSEGTKAVTKYTSSK; from the coding sequence ATGCCTGAGTTTGCCAAGTCCACTCCTGCCCCGAAGAAGGGTTCCAAGAAGGCGGTGACCAAGGCCCAGAAAAAAGATGGTAAGAAGCGCAAGCGCAGCCGCAAGGAAAGTTACTCGGTGTACGTGTACAAGGTGCTGAAGCAGGTCCACCCGGACACCGGTATCTCGTCTAAAGCCATGGGCATCATGAATTCGTTCGTTAACGACATTTTCGAGCGCATCGCGGGCGAGGCGTCGCGCTTGGCGCATTACAACAAGCGCTCGACCATCACCTCCAGGGAGATCCAGACGGCCGTGCGCCTGCTGCTGCCCGGAGAGCTGGCCAAGCACGCCGTGTCTGAGGGCACCAAGGCTGTCACCAAGTACACCAGCTCCAAGTGA
- the LOC101283973 gene encoding histone H2A type 1-D — protein MSGRGKQGGKARAKAKTRSSRAGLQFPVGRVHRLLRKGNYSERVGAGAPVYLAAVLEYLTAEILELAGNAARDNKKTRIIPRHLQLAIRNDEELNKLLGKVTIAQGGVLPNIQAVLLPKKTESHHKAKGK, from the coding sequence ATGTCTGGACGTGGCAAGCAAGGAGGCAAAGCTCGCGCCAAGGCCAAGACTCGCTCCTCGCGGGCCGGGCTCCAGTTCCCCGTGGGCCGAGTGCACCGCTTGCTCCGCAAGGGCAACTACTCCGAGCGGGTCGGGGCCGGCGCTCCGGTGTACCTTGCGGCGGTGCTGGAGTACCTGACGGCCGAGATCCTGGAGCTGGCGGGTAACGCGGCCCGCGACAACAAGAAGACGCGCATCATCCCGCGCCACCTGCAGCTGGCCATCCGCAACGACGAGGAGCTCAACAAGTTGCTGGGTAAAGTCACTATTGCTCAGGGCGGCGTTCTGCCCAACATCCAGGCCGTGCTGCTGCCCAAAAAGACCGAGAGCCACCACAAGGCCAAGGGCAAGTAG
- the LOC101283475 gene encoding histone H2A type 1, translating into MSGRGKQGGKARAKAKTRSSRAGLQFPVGRVHRLLRKGNYAERVGAGAPVYLAAVLEYLTAEILELAGNAARDNKKTRIIPRHLQLAIRNDEELNKLLGKVTIAQGGVLPNIQAVLLPKKTESHHKAKGK; encoded by the coding sequence ATGTCCGGGCGAGGCAAACAAGGGGGCAAGGCTCGCGCCAAGGCTAAGACTCGCTCATCGCGGGCCGGGCTCCAGTTTCCCGTGGGCCGAGTGCACCGCCTGCTCCGTAAGGGCAACTACGCCGAGCGGGTCGGGGCCGGCGCGCCGGTGTACCTTGCGGCGGTGCTGGAGTACCTGACGGCCGAGATCCTGGAGCTGGCGGGCAACGCGGCCCGCGACAACAAGAAGACGCGCATCATCCCGCGCCACCTGCAGCTGGCTATCCGCAACGACGAGGAGCTCAATAAGCTGCTGGGTAAAGTCACCATCGCGCAGGGTGGGGTCCTGCCCAACATCCAGGCCGTGCTGCTGCCCAAGAAGACCGAGAGCCACCACAAGGCCAAAGGCAAATAG
- the LOC101284731 gene encoding histone H2A type 1-H, which yields MSGRGKQGGKARAKAKTRSSRAGLQFPVGRVHRLLRKGNYAERVGAGAPVYLAAVLEYLTAEILELAGNAARDNKKTRIIPRHLQLAIRNDEELNKLLGKVTIAQGGVLPNIQAVLLPKKTESHHKAK from the coding sequence ATGTCTGGGCGAGGCAAACAAGGCGGCAAGGCTCGCGCCAAGGCTAAGACCCGGTCTTCGCGGGCTGGGCTTCAGTTCCCCGTGGGCCGAGTGCACCGTCTGCTCCGCAAAGGCAATTACGCTGAGCGGGTCGGGGCTGGCGCTCCGGTGTACTTGGCGGCGGTGCTGGAGTACCTGACGGCCGAGATCCTGGAGCTGGCGGGCAACGCGGCCCGCGACAACAAGAAGACGCGTATCATCCCGCGTCACCTACAGCTGGCCATCCGCAACGACGAGGAGCTTAACAAGCTATTGGGTAAAGTCACTATCGCGCAGGGCGGCGTACTGCCTAACATCCAGGCCGTGCTGCTGCCCAAGAAGACCGAGAGCCACCACAAGGCCAAGTAG
- the LOC101282707 gene encoding histone H2B type 1-N, producing MPEPSKSAPAPKKGSKKAVTKAQKKDGKKRKRSRKESYSVYVYKVLKQVHPDTGISSKAMGIMNSFVNDIFERIAGEASRLAHYNKRSTITSREIQTAVRLLLPGELAKHAVSEGTKAVTKYTSSK from the coding sequence ATGCCTGAACCCTCCAAGTCTGCTCCGGCCCCGAAGAAAGGCTCCAAGAAGGCGGTGACCAAGGCTCAGAAGAAGGACGGCAAGAAGCGCAAGCGCAGCCGCAAGGAGAGCTACTCCGTGTACGTGTACAAGGTGCTAAAGCAGGTCCACCCGGACACCGGCATCTCGTCCAAGGCCATGGGCATCATGAACTCGTTCGTTAACGACATCTTCGAGCGCATCGCGGGCGAGGCGTCGCGCCTGGCGCATTACAACAAGCGCTCGACTATCACCTCCAGGGAGATCCAGACGGCCGTGCGCTTGCTGCTGCCCGGCGAACTGGCCAAGCACGCCGTGTCCGAGGGCACCAAGGCCGTCACCAAGTACACCAGCTCCAAATGA